A single Micromonospora luteifusca DNA region contains:
- a CDS encoding sensor histidine kinase, producing MKHRVRSLRLPVVAQDVVLAFFITAMQVQGTVVRVAAEGAQRPLADLGNLGYALLAVSGLVVAVRRRWPVAAFVTAALASLVYYGLDFPDGPGWLGLFVALYTLAAYGDGRRSLMIAGVGTAVLATGWLIAAADIEPRAAIGWVFFRIGASVMSAALGESVRSRHVIAAEAQARAELAERTREEEARARVDAERLRIAREVHDTVAHAIAIINVQSGVTAHVLDKRPEQAREALQAIEQTSAQALREMRAILGVLRDDSGGRVPQPGLEQIDELTAKARDAGLDVTLEATSPATPLPGAVGSAAYRILQEAITNVIRHVGPTRVTVALTSGIDVLEICVTDEGRRTVSGDDFADRPTDIDTDTSAKPRRGIVGMRERCQLLGGELDAKPTPYGGFEVRARLPLAPTGSRL from the coding sequence ATGAAACACCGCGTCAGGTCGCTCCGCCTGCCTGTGGTAGCGCAGGACGTGGTGCTCGCGTTCTTCATCACCGCGATGCAGGTGCAGGGCACGGTCGTCCGCGTTGCCGCAGAGGGGGCACAGCGCCCGCTCGCCGATCTCGGAAACCTCGGGTACGCGCTGCTGGCGGTGAGTGGCCTGGTCGTGGCCGTCCGCCGCCGGTGGCCGGTTGCGGCGTTCGTCACCGCCGCACTCGCCAGCCTGGTGTACTACGGTCTCGACTTCCCGGACGGCCCCGGCTGGCTCGGGCTATTCGTCGCCCTCTACACCCTCGCCGCCTACGGTGACGGGCGCCGGTCATTGATGATCGCTGGTGTGGGCACCGCGGTACTCGCCACCGGCTGGCTGATCGCAGCGGCCGACATCGAGCCACGCGCCGCCATCGGCTGGGTGTTCTTCCGCATCGGCGCGTCGGTCATGAGCGCAGCCCTCGGCGAGTCCGTCCGGTCCCGGCACGTCATCGCAGCCGAAGCTCAGGCGCGTGCAGAACTGGCAGAACGGACCCGCGAGGAGGAAGCGCGAGCGCGGGTCGACGCCGAACGGCTCCGGATCGCGCGCGAGGTCCACGACACTGTCGCGCACGCCATCGCAATCATCAACGTGCAGTCCGGGGTCACCGCGCACGTGCTGGACAAGAGACCGGAACAGGCACGCGAAGCGTTGCAGGCCATCGAGCAGACCAGCGCCCAGGCGCTGCGGGAGATGCGAGCCATCCTCGGCGTGCTCCGCGACGACAGCGGCGGTCGCGTGCCGCAACCTGGCCTGGAACAGATCGACGAACTCACCGCCAAGGCACGCGACGCCGGACTGGACGTCACGCTTGAGGCGACTTCGCCCGCGACGCCGTTGCCAGGCGCGGTCGGAAGCGCCGCCTACCGCATCCTGCAGGAGGCGATCACCAATGTGATCCGTCACGTCGGCCCAACCCGGGTGACGGTCGCACTGACCTCGGGGATCGACGTCCTGGAGATCTGCGTGACCGACGAGGGCCGCCGCACCGTCTCCGGTGACGACTTCGCGGATCGACCGACCGACATCGATACGGACACGTCGGCCAAGCCTCGCCGCGGGATCGTTGGCATGCGCGAGCGCTGTCAACTGCTCGGCGGCGAACTCGACGCCAAGCCGACGCCGTACGGAGGTTTCGAGGTCAGGGCCCGGCTTCCCCTCGCACCGACCGGGTCGCGGCTATGA
- a CDS encoding DUF6220 domain-containing protein → MRKAFAGLAALLMLAVVAQFFLAASGAFDTAPNDESFQPHRMLGGGIVLLSVLVTIAAATARMPGRLIGLSGLVAGLAVVQFLIKAVATAFDGTGGSTTAGQLVFGLHAVNGLAIVAVAGRIVRQAGQLSRSAAPARQVP, encoded by the coding sequence GTGCGTAAAGCTTTTGCGGGCCTGGCGGCCCTGCTGATGCTGGCCGTCGTCGCACAGTTCTTCCTGGCTGCTAGCGGCGCGTTCGACACCGCACCCAACGACGAGTCGTTCCAGCCGCACCGCATGCTGGGCGGCGGAATCGTTCTGCTCTCGGTCCTCGTGACCATCGCCGCCGCGACAGCTCGGATGCCCGGGCGGCTCATCGGGCTGAGCGGCCTGGTCGCCGGACTCGCGGTTGTCCAGTTCCTGATCAAGGCGGTCGCCACAGCGTTCGACGGCACCGGCGGCAGCACGACCGCCGGCCAGCTCGTCTTCGGTCTGCACGCGGTCAACGGTCTCGCTATCGTGGCAGTGGCCGGGAGGATCGTTCGCCAGGCCGGACAGCTGTCCAGGTCGGCCGCACCCGCGCGACAGGTGCCATGA
- a CDS encoding MMPL family transporter — protein sequence MTTDDSRTNGALAGLARFCFRRRRLVLLTWIVGVIAVAFIGFGNGAASDNDFTGGNSESAEAQKLIEQHFPEQQGDTLTLAIKAEKGIDDPAARQKIDKVVAELAGSPVTGPVISPYQDKNLVTEDRRVARMTIPLSDKGVTNTEVKPLVDIVKVASDDSVTLGLGGYMAEKAETPSQGSAESVGILAAAVILFIAFGSLVAMGLPIVTALLAIVGGLALMKLVGHVVPAPNFASIFGAMIGLGVGIDYALFIVTRYKDGLRGGDDPESATVKAITTAGRAVLFAGTTVVIALLGLLVMGQRLMTGVAVATSVIVLVTMIAAVTLLPAFLGFTGYKINSLRLPRRTSRRNQPASAPFQERHSLAERWAGVVQRKPVIAAILASVILLVLAAPTLSMRLSQPDASVQPRDRSSYISHEILSEGFGPGYGAPLIFVTQVDSKDADLRPIVEAISKTEGIAHATPPRFSKDGQAVTFTAFPTTGYQEEATANLVHKLRDDVLPNAPGGQRVHVGGPNASTIDLAEESGSRLPLMIAVVIAISMVLLIAMVRSVTIALQAAVMNLLSIGAAYGVIVAVVQWGWLGPALGFPTAMPVTTWVPMMMFPVLFGLSMDYQVFLTSRVREEYERTGDTRTAVARGLARTAMVITAAAAIMIAVFTTSLLGPDIAVKQGGLGMAVAVLIDATIVRMILVPAVMELCGKANWWMPGRWAPKAASAPQAAVGVEVRV from the coding sequence ATGACAACAGACGACTCCCGTACGAACGGAGCTCTGGCGGGACTGGCCAGGTTCTGTTTCCGGCGCCGTCGCCTGGTCCTCTTGACTTGGATCGTCGGCGTGATCGCCGTGGCGTTCATTGGCTTCGGTAACGGCGCCGCTTCCGACAACGACTTCACTGGCGGAAACTCGGAATCCGCCGAGGCGCAGAAGCTGATCGAGCAGCATTTCCCCGAGCAGCAAGGAGACACGCTGACTCTCGCGATCAAGGCAGAAAAGGGAATCGATGATCCCGCCGCCCGGCAAAAGATCGATAAGGTCGTCGCCGAACTCGCCGGCTCACCTGTTACCGGACCGGTGATTTCGCCCTATCAGGACAAGAACCTGGTGACGGAGGATCGTCGTGTCGCCCGTATGACCATCCCGCTGAGCGACAAGGGCGTGACCAATACCGAGGTCAAGCCCCTGGTGGACATCGTCAAGGTCGCCTCCGATGACAGCGTCACGCTCGGGCTGGGCGGGTACATGGCGGAGAAGGCCGAGACGCCCTCGCAGGGTTCGGCCGAAAGCGTGGGCATCCTGGCAGCAGCAGTGATCTTGTTCATCGCCTTCGGGTCACTGGTGGCCATGGGCTTGCCGATCGTGACCGCCCTCCTGGCCATTGTGGGCGGCCTCGCGTTGATGAAGCTGGTCGGGCACGTGGTTCCCGCGCCGAATTTCGCTTCGATCTTCGGCGCGATGATCGGGCTCGGCGTCGGTATTGACTACGCACTGTTCATCGTGACCCGCTACAAGGACGGCCTGCGGGGCGGTGATGACCCCGAAAGCGCCACGGTCAAGGCCATCACCACTGCCGGTCGCGCGGTGCTGTTCGCCGGTACGACCGTCGTGATCGCGTTGCTGGGCCTGCTCGTGATGGGACAGCGGCTGATGACCGGGGTGGCCGTCGCCACGTCGGTGATCGTGCTGGTGACGATGATCGCCGCGGTGACACTGCTGCCCGCGTTCCTGGGCTTCACCGGATACAAGATCAACTCACTGCGTCTACCCCGTCGCACGTCCCGCCGGAATCAGCCCGCCAGCGCCCCTTTTCAGGAGCGCCACAGCCTCGCCGAGCGTTGGGCCGGAGTGGTGCAGCGCAAGCCGGTGATTGCCGCGATCCTGGCCAGCGTGATCTTGCTGGTCCTGGCGGCACCCACGCTGTCGATGCGGCTGAGTCAGCCCGACGCCAGCGTCCAACCCCGCGACAGGAGCAGCTACATCTCGCACGAGATTCTTTCCGAGGGCTTCGGTCCCGGCTACGGAGCACCCCTGATCTTCGTCACCCAGGTCGACTCCAAGGACGCCGATCTGCGTCCAATCGTCGAGGCGATCAGCAAGACCGAGGGCATCGCCCACGCCACGCCACCTCGGTTCAGCAAGGACGGGCAGGCCGTCACGTTCACTGCCTTCCCCACGACCGGGTATCAGGAGGAGGCAACCGCGAATCTGGTGCACAAACTCCGCGACGACGTGCTGCCCAACGCACCCGGCGGCCAACGGGTCCACGTCGGCGGACCGAACGCCAGCACCATCGACCTCGCCGAGGAGTCTGGCTCGCGCCTGCCCCTGATGATCGCGGTCGTCATCGCGATTTCCATGGTGCTGCTGATCGCGATGGTCCGGTCGGTCACGATCGCCCTGCAGGCCGCCGTCATGAACCTGTTGTCGATCGGTGCCGCCTACGGCGTGATCGTCGCGGTCGTACAGTGGGGATGGCTCGGCCCGGCCCTCGGGTTTCCGACCGCCATGCCGGTCACGACCTGGGTTCCGATGATGATGTTCCCGGTCCTGTTCGGCCTGTCCATGGACTACCAGGTCTTCCTGACCTCACGGGTCCGTGAGGAATACGAGCGAACCGGCGACACCCGCACGGCCGTTGCCCGAGGGTTGGCGCGAACCGCCATGGTCATCACGGCTGCGGCCGCCATCATGATCGCCGTCTTCACCACCTCCCTCCTCGGCCCCGACATCGCGGTCAAGCAGGGGGGCCTCGGCATGGCCGTCGCCGTGCTCATCGACGCCACGATCGTCCGAATGATCCTTGTCCCCGCGGTGATGGAACTATGCGGCAAGGCGAACTGGTGGATGCCCGGACGCTGGGCACCGAAGGCGGCCTCCGCCCCGCAGGCCGCGGTCGGAGTAGAGGTCAGAGTCTGA
- a CDS encoding multicopper oxidase family protein, whose translation MTTALWIIVDHAVALLSVATWFAAGVTLALRRTRLALALLVAAVLVTLVRVVTVAMLAGRGWWFVQEKVLLGLPMLGAAGAVAALLAGRQLLSARRGQGDGWSAGGVVSVLTAGYAALAGLVVTFLVGYPLTLSTVLITISVVGTAALLTARVVAPPGENTADAGVAQASEGRRPMSRRRFIGWTGGAVVVTAAGAGSGMSFLPADSATMGGGPGRSSRVPVSVADLRGSGPPAPGGTVRRYVLTAKKATVRLPSGREIDAWTYNGQVPGPAITATQGDLIEVRLCNADIDGGVTLHWHGYDVPCGEDGAPGVTQLTVRPGADFLYRFRADQVGTYWYHTHHASHVGVRKGLYGTLVVKPRDGQRADEYTAADQVDLTLPVHTFGGTVVIADRDGQTEHPAPPATPVRLRLINTDSEPHRIVLAGTRFQLAAVDGRDLNQPGEVSDVGLHLPAGGRYDLVFLMPDTSVALAVDDDRDGGLRLRPHGDAPGETRIEDTSGLPELDLLRYGAPVAVPFDTRNADRHFTMVLDRGVAMVDGRPAYAHTINGRGHPSIPDQIVANGDLVRFTVVNRSPETHPWHLHGHSLLILSRDGKPSIGSPVWMDTFDVRPGEKWEVAFRATNPGIWMNHCHNLPHAHQGMMLRLHYDGVTTPFGGPRGGSPDHDH comes from the coding sequence ATGACCACCGCGCTGTGGATCATCGTGGACCACGCTGTGGCGCTGTTGAGCGTTGCCACGTGGTTCGCGGCCGGCGTCACCCTGGCGCTCCGGCGCACCCGGCTGGCGCTCGCCCTCCTCGTCGCGGCGGTGCTCGTGACGCTTGTCCGGGTGGTCACCGTGGCGATGCTGGCAGGCCGGGGCTGGTGGTTCGTACAGGAGAAGGTGCTCCTGGGGCTGCCGATGCTCGGGGCTGCCGGGGCCGTCGCCGCGTTGCTCGCCGGCCGGCAACTGCTCTCGGCGAGGCGGGGGCAGGGCGACGGTTGGTCGGCAGGTGGCGTGGTCTCGGTGCTCACTGCGGGTTACGCGGCACTGGCCGGTCTTGTGGTGACCTTCCTGGTCGGATACCCGCTCACCTTGAGCACTGTCTTGATCACGATCTCGGTCGTGGGCACCGCCGCGTTGCTGACCGCGCGAGTGGTCGCGCCTCCCGGAGAGAACACCGCTGACGCGGGCGTCGCGCAGGCGTCTGAGGGTCGACGCCCGATGTCGCGCCGCCGGTTCATCGGCTGGACCGGTGGCGCGGTCGTGGTGACCGCAGCCGGTGCCGGCAGTGGTATGTCTTTCCTCCCTGCCGACTCAGCGACCATGGGAGGCGGTCCTGGACGCTCATCGCGCGTGCCCGTGTCGGTGGCCGACCTTCGGGGCTCCGGCCCACCGGCACCGGGTGGCACCGTGCGGCGGTACGTGCTCACCGCGAAGAAGGCCACCGTACGGCTTCCGTCCGGACGGGAGATCGATGCGTGGACCTACAACGGCCAGGTCCCGGGTCCGGCGATCACCGCGACGCAGGGTGACCTGATCGAAGTGCGGCTGTGCAACGCCGACATCGACGGCGGCGTGACCCTGCACTGGCACGGCTATGACGTACCGTGCGGGGAGGACGGCGCGCCGGGTGTGACCCAGTTGACGGTGAGACCCGGTGCGGACTTTCTCTACCGATTCCGCGCCGACCAAGTGGGCACCTACTGGTACCACACCCATCACGCGTCCCACGTCGGCGTACGCAAAGGTCTGTACGGAACTCTCGTCGTGAAACCGCGCGACGGACAGCGAGCAGACGAGTACACGGCGGCGGACCAGGTGGACCTGACCCTGCCCGTGCACACGTTCGGCGGCACCGTCGTGATCGCCGACAGGGACGGCCAAACCGAACACCCCGCACCACCCGCTACACCCGTGCGGCTGCGATTGATCAACACCGACTCGGAGCCGCACCGGATCGTCCTCGCCGGAACCCGGTTCCAGTTGGCGGCCGTCGACGGCCGGGACCTCAACCAGCCCGGCGAGGTCAGCGACGTCGGACTGCACCTGCCCGCAGGCGGGCGGTACGACCTGGTGTTCCTCATGCCGGACACGTCCGTGGCCCTCGCTGTCGACGACGATCGTGACGGCGGACTGCGCCTGCGCCCGCATGGCGATGCCCCCGGTGAAACGCGCATCGAGGACACGTCCGGTTTGCCGGAGCTCGACTTGCTGCGGTACGGCGCTCCGGTCGCCGTGCCCTTCGACACCCGCAACGCAGACCGGCACTTCACCATGGTCCTCGATCGCGGAGTGGCCATGGTCGACGGCCGACCGGCGTATGCGCACACCATCAACGGCCGAGGCCACCCGTCCATCCCGGACCAGATCGTTGCCAACGGCGACCTCGTCCGGTTCACCGTCGTCAACCGCAGTCCGGAAACGCACCCCTGGCACCTGCACGGCCATTCCTTGCTGATCCTGTCCAGGGACGGGAAGCCGTCCATCGGTAGTCCGGTGTGGATGGACACGTTCGATGTTCGGCCAGGCGAGAAATGGGAGGTCGCGTTCCGCGCTACGAATCCCGGAATCTGGATGAACCATTGCCACAATCTGCCCCACGCGCATCAGGGCATGATGCTGCGACTCCACTACGACGGTGTCACGACGCCATTCGGTGGTCCGCGCGGCGGAAGCCCGGACCATGACCACTGA
- a CDS encoding glycoside hydrolase: MSLARHGLHRRTRIRSARRRRAIAVSVVGGAVVAGLVATMMPLLASDDLSIRAAADTTATAVSQDGDNAAKSTLATCPTRCDGNSHGGREAVIEFAVTTVPAAAVNLRATLRVHAWEQVAAVVTAHASPLSAREARPALASPGDALDSVSAVSEGFNEWDISKLVTGNGTWTVSLAQSGLERRIYWASVDNRNPDLRPSLVVSYDIGAAPSSPPVTRPTASASPTISVPKPSPTVVPTTRAPSATAAPTNPPGGCDSVSDKLVPSCGAWWGMYSPAGAAGGWDHGKAVTDVETQVGRRFDIVHRYHDFSNAGSNGAFPDAYELRQLREGRLLFFAWESRDFSAGTTLTWADVYSGRHDATIDAVAGRVRAVGVPVFMGFDHEPEDEPAKGSDADFVRAWRYVHERFATAGTTNAVWVWTMMGWSGHYSRYAGLYPGDRYVDWVAYDPYNFHVCNGSTVWRSPSTTVGGFYDWLDDSGIGADKPRMLAEFGTNFDAADPGAKQRWFQEFPAALKAHPKIKAAIYFNSAGMTSRTASCDMTMNHDASAVAGFAQAGQDPYLRQPTGGSR, encoded by the coding sequence GTGTCCTTGGCCAGGCATGGACTGCACCGCAGAACTCGGATCCGCAGCGCACGTCGGCGCCGGGCGATCGCCGTCAGCGTTGTCGGCGGTGCGGTGGTCGCCGGCCTCGTGGCGACCATGATGCCGCTGCTGGCCAGCGACGATCTGTCGATCCGGGCGGCGGCCGACACCACCGCGACCGCGGTGTCGCAGGACGGTGACAACGCGGCCAAGTCGACGTTGGCCACCTGCCCGACGCGGTGCGACGGCAATTCGCACGGTGGACGGGAGGCGGTCATCGAGTTCGCCGTGACCACCGTGCCGGCCGCCGCGGTCAACCTTCGGGCGACGCTGCGGGTGCACGCCTGGGAGCAGGTCGCCGCCGTCGTGACGGCGCACGCCTCACCGCTGAGCGCGCGCGAGGCGCGGCCGGCTCTGGCGTCGCCTGGTGACGCGCTGGACAGCGTGTCCGCGGTGTCCGAAGGCTTCAACGAGTGGGACATCTCCAAGCTGGTCACCGGTAACGGCACCTGGACGGTCTCGCTGGCTCAGAGTGGCCTGGAGCGCCGGATCTACTGGGCGTCGGTCGACAACCGCAATCCGGACCTGCGCCCCAGTCTGGTGGTCAGCTACGACATCGGGGCCGCGCCGTCGTCGCCGCCGGTCACCCGGCCGACGGCGAGCGCGTCGCCGACCATCAGCGTCCCGAAGCCCTCGCCGACGGTCGTGCCGACGACCCGGGCGCCCTCCGCCACGGCTGCCCCCACCAACCCGCCCGGCGGGTGCGACTCGGTGTCGGACAAGCTCGTGCCCTCCTGTGGCGCCTGGTGGGGGATGTACTCACCCGCCGGGGCGGCCGGCGGCTGGGACCACGGCAAGGCTGTCACCGATGTGGAGACGCAGGTCGGGCGGCGGTTCGACATCGTGCACCGCTATCACGACTTCTCCAACGCCGGCAGCAATGGTGCGTTCCCCGACGCGTACGAACTGCGGCAGTTGCGTGAGGGCCGGTTGTTGTTCTTCGCCTGGGAGTCCCGCGACTTCTCCGCCGGCACCACCCTCACCTGGGCCGATGTCTACAGCGGCAGGCACGATGCGACCATCGACGCGGTCGCGGGTCGTGTTCGCGCCGTCGGGGTGCCGGTCTTCATGGGTTTCGACCACGAGCCGGAGGACGAGCCGGCCAAGGGCAGCGACGCCGACTTCGTCCGTGCCTGGCGCTACGTCCACGAGCGGTTCGCCACGGCGGGTACGACCAACGCGGTCTGGGTCTGGACGATGATGGGCTGGTCAGGCCACTATTCACGGTACGCCGGCCTGTACCCGGGTGACCGTTACGTCGACTGGGTGGCCTACGACCCGTACAACTTCCACGTCTGCAACGGCAGCACGGTGTGGAGGAGCCCGAGCACGACGGTCGGCGGCTTCTACGACTGGCTGGACGACAGCGGCATCGGGGCCGACAAGCCCCGGATGCTCGCCGAGTTCGGCACCAACTTCGACGCCGCCGACCCGGGCGCCAAACAGCGCTGGTTCCAGGAGTTCCCGGCGGCGCTGAAAGCGCACCCGAAGATCAAGGCCGCCATCTACTTCAACTCGGCCGGCATGACCAGCCGTACGGCAAGTTGCGACATGACGATGAACCACGACGCCTCGGCGGTGGCGGGCTTTGCGCAGGCCGGACAGGACCCGTACCTGCGGCAGCCCACCGGAGGCAGTCGCTGA
- the mltG gene encoding endolytic transglycosylase MltG, which translates to MIDDLDLGFDEPERGEKGRHRRSFRKRNGGSGGGRGKTFLALLMALVLLGGIGGGAFYGFDRIQNYFVTPDYDGDGSGEITVEIKSGALLADMADALVTADVVKSQKAFIEAAEANSRSKNIQPGTYKLRKQMSGASAVSAMLDLKNKIVNGLTIPEGRTSMNVYKLLSEKTKIPVKNFQAAAKDPEALGVPDWWFTRGDGKKVVKSIEGFLYPDTYEIPPKATAESILKLMVNRFLSVTGEMKFADRVQKERGGVSPYEALIVASLAQAEAGNADDLGKVARVAYNRAYGEFPCNCLEMDVTVNYYLESVGRPTKSSKQMTESELNDPKNPYNRKLRGMIPTPINSPGKQALEGAMAPPPGKWLFFVAIDKQGHSEFAETPEQHERNKDKAREAGII; encoded by the coding sequence ATGATCGACGATCTGGACCTTGGGTTTGACGAGCCGGAGCGGGGGGAGAAGGGCCGGCACCGGCGCAGCTTCCGCAAGCGCAACGGCGGGTCCGGTGGTGGCCGGGGCAAGACATTCCTGGCCCTGCTGATGGCCCTGGTCCTGTTGGGCGGCATCGGCGGCGGCGCGTTCTACGGCTTCGACCGCATCCAGAACTACTTCGTCACCCCCGACTACGACGGCGACGGGTCCGGCGAGATCACCGTCGAGATCAAGAGCGGTGCGCTGCTGGCCGACATGGCCGACGCCCTGGTGACGGCCGATGTGGTCAAGAGTCAGAAGGCGTTCATCGAGGCGGCTGAGGCCAACTCGCGCAGCAAGAACATCCAGCCGGGCACGTACAAGCTGCGTAAGCAGATGAGTGGCGCGAGCGCCGTCTCCGCGATGCTCGACCTGAAGAACAAGATCGTCAACGGGCTGACGATCCCCGAGGGTCGCACCAGCATGAACGTCTACAAGCTGCTCTCCGAGAAGACCAAGATCCCGGTCAAGAACTTCCAGGCCGCGGCGAAGGACCCGGAGGCGCTCGGCGTCCCGGACTGGTGGTTCACCCGCGGCGACGGCAAGAAGGTCGTCAAGTCCATCGAGGGTTTCCTCTATCCGGACACGTACGAGATCCCGCCGAAGGCCACCGCGGAGAGCATTCTCAAGCTGATGGTGAACCGCTTCCTCTCGGTGACCGGGGAGATGAAGTTCGCCGACCGGGTGCAGAAGGAACGGGGCGGTGTCAGCCCGTACGAGGCGTTGATCGTCGCCTCGCTGGCGCAGGCCGAGGCGGGCAACGCCGACGACCTGGGCAAGGTCGCCCGGGTGGCCTACAACCGGGCGTACGGCGAATTCCCCTGCAACTGCCTGGAGATGGACGTCACGGTCAACTACTACCTGGAGTCGGTCGGCAGGCCGACCAAGTCCTCCAAGCAGATGACCGAGTCCGAGCTGAACGACCCGAAGAACCCGTACAACCGCAAGCTGCGGGGAATGATCCCCACGCCGATCAACAGCCCCGGCAAGCAGGCGCTGGAAGGGGCGATGGCCCCGCCGCCCGGCAAGTGGCTCTTCTTCGTGGCGATCGACAAGCAGGGCCACTCGGAGTTCGCCGAGACGCCTGAGCAGCACGAGCGGAACAAGGACAAGGCCCGGGAGGCCGGCATCATCTGA
- the ruvX gene encoding Holliday junction resolvase RuvX — translation MAELTRGVRIGVDVGQVRVGISRSDPDGILATPLVTLARDLTAEPDVVPSDLAELAALVAEHEAVGVVVGLPVNLAGKHGPAAIHVKAYADRLVDVIAPVPVTLTDERMSTVVASRRLAERGVRGKRQRAVVDQAAAVEILQSWLDAQRRRT, via the coding sequence GTGGCTGAGTTGACGCGTGGTGTGCGGATCGGGGTGGATGTCGGTCAGGTTCGGGTGGGGATCTCCCGCTCGGACCCGGACGGGATCCTGGCTACGCCGCTGGTCACGCTGGCCCGGGATCTCACGGCGGAGCCGGACGTGGTGCCGAGCGACCTCGCCGAGCTGGCCGCGCTCGTCGCCGAGCATGAGGCCGTCGGGGTTGTCGTCGGCCTTCCGGTCAATCTCGCCGGCAAGCACGGTCCCGCAGCCATCCATGTGAAGGCGTACGCTGACCGACTGGTCGATGTGATAGCGCCCGTCCCGGTAACCCTCACTGACGAGAGGATGTCGACCGTGGTCGCTTCTCGTAGGCTTGCCGAGCGTGGCGTCCGAGGTAAACGTCAACGTGCGGTTGTCGATCAGGCAGCCGCAGTGGAGATCCTGCAGAGCTGGCTGGACGCGCAGCGGAGGCGGACGTAA
- a CDS encoding response regulator transcription factor: MNTAYVPPSTAATIRVLLADDERLVRSGFKLLLDVEDNITVVGEATNGAEAVEGARTARPDVVLMDIRMPKLDGIQATAQITQLRGLERVRVLILTTYDTDAYVFEALQAGASGFLLKDAGPAELLHAIRVVAAGEALLAPRITRRLISQFTARRTAASAAEDRLAVLTEREREVLALVGRGLNNDEIGAELFLSPATARTHVSHAMAKLGARDRAQLVVIAYQTGLVSPDA; the protein is encoded by the coding sequence ATGAACACGGCCTATGTTCCACCGTCGACCGCGGCGACGATCAGGGTGCTGCTCGCCGACGACGAGAGGCTTGTGCGATCCGGGTTCAAGTTGCTGCTCGACGTCGAAGACAACATCACCGTGGTCGGAGAAGCGACCAACGGCGCCGAAGCCGTCGAGGGTGCCCGCACCGCCCGCCCGGACGTCGTCCTCATGGACATCCGCATGCCGAAGCTGGACGGAATCCAGGCCACAGCCCAGATCACCCAGCTGCGCGGGCTGGAGCGCGTCCGAGTCCTCATCCTCACCACCTACGACACCGACGCTTACGTTTTCGAAGCTCTGCAAGCCGGTGCCAGCGGCTTTCTGCTCAAGGACGCCGGACCGGCCGAGCTCCTGCATGCCATCCGGGTGGTCGCCGCAGGAGAAGCCCTGCTCGCGCCGCGGATCACCAGACGACTCATCAGCCAGTTCACAGCGCGACGAACGGCAGCCAGTGCTGCGGAGGACCGGCTCGCCGTGCTCACCGAGCGCGAGCGAGAGGTGCTCGCCCTGGTGGGGCGGGGCCTGAACAACGACGAGATCGGTGCTGAGCTGTTCCTCAGCCCGGCGACCGCGCGCACCCACGTCAGCCACGCGATGGCGAAACTGGGCGCCCGTGACCGAGCGCAACTGGTTGTCATCGCCTACCAAACAGGACTGGTCAGCCCCGACGCGTGA
- a CDS encoding shikimate dehydrogenase codes for MTVSTRRAAVLGKPIAHSLSPVIHNAGYAAAGLTGWSYTRIECAAAELPDLVAGLGPEWAGLSVTMPGKEAALAVADAASPVAVAVGAANTLVRRPDGSWYADNTDVAGMVRVLTDAGVVAGAAVTVLGAGGTARAALAAAAQLACSSVTVVARRAAAVDELRPVAGALGVALTSAGWADAHRHLSAAEVAVSTVPKGVADPLATEVAWRPGAVFFDALYDPWPTPLAACAVAAGLRVVSGLDLLLAQAVGQFEQFTGVTAPRSAMAAALAAARAG; via the coding sequence GTGACCGTGTCGACCCGTAGGGCCGCGGTGCTGGGTAAGCCGATCGCGCACTCCCTCTCCCCGGTGATCCACAACGCCGGGTATGCCGCCGCCGGGCTGACCGGCTGGTCGTACACCCGGATCGAGTGCGCGGCCGCGGAGCTGCCGGATCTGGTCGCCGGCCTGGGCCCGGAGTGGGCCGGTCTGTCGGTGACCATGCCGGGCAAGGAGGCGGCGCTCGCCGTGGCCGACGCCGCGTCGCCGGTCGCCGTCGCCGTTGGCGCGGCCAACACGTTGGTACGCCGTCCCGACGGCTCCTGGTACGCGGACAACACCGACGTCGCCGGCATGGTGCGGGTGCTGACCGATGCCGGGGTGGTGGCCGGCGCTGCCGTGACGGTGCTCGGCGCGGGCGGCACGGCCCGCGCCGCGCTCGCCGCCGCCGCGCAGTTGGCCTGCTCGTCGGTGACGGTGGTGGCCCGCCGTGCGGCGGCGGTCGACGAGCTGCGGCCGGTGGCGGGCGCCCTCGGTGTCGCGCTGACCTCCGCCGGCTGGGCCGACGCGCACCGGCACCTGTCCGCCGCCGAGGTGGCTGTCTCCACCGTGCCCAAGGGGGTCGCCGACCCGTTGGCCACCGAGGTGGCCTGGCGACCGGGCGCGGTGTTCTTCGACGCGCTCTACGACCCGTGGCCCACCCCGTTGGCCGCGTGCGCCGTCGCGGCCGGCCTGCGTGTGGTGTCCGGCCTGGACCTGCTGCTGGCCCAGGCGGTAGGGCAGTTCGAGCAGTTCACCGGCGTGACCGCGCCGAGGTCGGCGATGGCCGCCGCGCTGGCGGCGGCGCGGGCCGGCTGA